The Vitis riparia cultivar Riparia Gloire de Montpellier isolate 1030 chromosome 3, EGFV_Vit.rip_1.0, whole genome shotgun sequence genome segment tatgatatggAATTTAAACTATTGTTTAataactgtttttaagaataatttttcattctttaccataaaaaaacacatttgataattagaaaactgttttttattttctgtttttaagaataaaaaataagatattttcataaaatattttttattttttttattatttttacttgttttaagcacaaaataattatataaatatattaaacataaaatattggatataaaaattaatattaaaaattggttgaaaaaaattgattatatgtatatatatatatatatatatataaaggtgGTGTGACATTTTCAgtaattatcattaaaaaaagaaaaaaagaaaaagaaaaagaagtagTTTCGGTTAATAATAGATTGGTCAAAAGCTAATTGGGCCTATTGATCAGATATTGCCAGCAAAGTTGTGAATAGACTTGTTAAAGTGCTCAGTTTCCAGGGCCCTTCCCCTCTCTCTATTGCCCCACTTCCACATGGTGGAGGGCCCAAATCTTTTGAGCTTTTTGACTAATTATTATCATAACTTTTCCTTTTaggttggaaaaaaaaaaaaaaaaaacatttcaagtgttttcttaaattacacttttaaatatgattataatattaaaaaattaatcaagaaaATGAATCATGTGACTACACTTTAAAACTTTAGTACATTcaaattttcccttttaataaaataaattaaaaattaaaaagaaaagtcaaatattAGGGCTTTAAGAAATGACCATTTTATTTCAATCTTATTTTGAGATCAAAGCATGCTTCAAGTGACcccatttcatttcatttcatatgTGACAAGTTTGAATATTGAATATGAAATGACATTCAAATTCTCAACCCCACATGGCAAAATCATTtccaattattttcattaatatgcaaaattttattcttgaaaacaccTATTCTAACTAACTCAGTGCTGGATCCAACTTAATTCCAAATAATTCCCCctaaattttcaagttttccTCAATctaaattttcaagttttccTCAATCGTATCATGATAAATGTTTACGAGCAAACTTAGAAGAcgctatttttataaaaaaaaacccgagatttatttttgaataagcTTATAGGTATTAATTTTtacaatattaataaaatatccgAATATagatacatttatttttaaattgtttttttatgataccaatttttaattttgagatatataatatatgatcAAAATAACATTATTTTGAAGTGAAAGAAAGCGAAAGGCAATGATTTAAACTAGTTCAACATCAAGTAGGTCCAATTCTCACGCGTGTTCTTGAAAAGGGGATTCGATTATTGATTCTATCGGTAAAATTGATGATGTTGactgattatttttttttatttatttttaattattactttaaattagatatttttatgaaaatacaaTACACTATATATTCATGCATGGaaataatttctcattttcctcaTAATAATTACCAATGTGATATCATTAACCATAACCATGACCCAACTCAAACCcataaaaacccaaaaaaattaactcatgaaaaatgaataaaaattgaaaaatgtccAAGATAGAGAGACCCAAAACCCTAACTACTAGGGCAACAACCAAGTGGGTACATCATACATGTACTTGCAAACGTTCTACTATTTTGATGATACAAGTGGGGGCACCGATCACATGCACATCACCCCAATGAATAGTAATGAGGATGACCCACCAAGAGATACGAGTAGAGACCCTATTGGCTACTTTGAATTGGatcacaagctcaatattcaaCAACTCCTAAAACCCTAGGATTTGATTTGATGGAGCAGGAGCAAGCCCCAATTATCACTTTCATGGAGCTGCAGGGTTTCAGTTTTGTCATGAAGGGTGGTAGTTGTGGGCCCGTGGCCTGTGGGTGGTGGGTGGTGAAGAGGTGAAGGTGGTTAATAAATGGCAGTTATTTTAGGTGGGTGAGTGAGTTGGGGAGGGTGAGATTATCAGTCCCTGACAATGCCCCCCACGAAAGAGATTCAGTACTGATTTGTACCATATTAGGAGTAGGACACTTTTGTTGGTACACCCTCTGGCTCACTCTTCAAAGCAGCGTGGCCTCAGATATATGGGGGACCAgatcaaaacgacgtcgtttgttGGTGGTCCATTCTCcatttttgcttatttatttatttattaaaaatttaaaccacCTTCCAAAGAAAAGGGTTGTCAGATAACATCAAAATGGTTCATGGGTaaccttgtttttattttttaaaacctaattaTAATAGgtgtaaattaaaatttccataattttgaagaaaaagaggaaaataaaggagaaaaagaaagaaaaatttaaaaattacaaagaggGTACAAAGGAAAAGACAtagtttaatttaatgttttccTCATTTGGAATTGGGCATAGAAAAATATGTGGAGAAgaagaattgaaaatgaagGGTAGTACCCTAGTGGAGGACACCTAGTCCGACAGCACATTCAATCTCAGAGTCACAATATCTCTTCAAATATATTTCAACCTTGAAAGGCCCCAACATAGACATAGGGTTCCCTACAACACCTCCCACCTCCCTACACTAGTGCCTCTCTATGTCCCTTCACCCAATTTCAAGCCTTGAGAAATTAATGTAAACTATTTCCAAAAAACAGAcacatcaaaaacaaaaacaaaatcataattgtGGGTACATGAATAATATATCATGCATGCAGTGGCTTAATTTTGTTATCAACTTGTTCCATCTTCATCCATTTTTGGGAttcttttctattattattattattattctttgaaTTCATTTGAGTGTTGGGAGTTTTAAGGTGGGTTTAAGGTGTGATAAGGTTTTGATGAAATGTTTGGTAGATCTAGAAGTGATTACATTAGGGTTTTTAGTTCAATACCAAAAAAAAGGGCATCTTTTTTTGGGTATGTACAAGAAAACTATCCggaaaagaacagaaaatatattttggaactTAGAAAACATCGAAaacatcattttaaaaatttgttttgaaaatatattattttttaagaagaatTTTGAGGTGTTTTGAAGTGGTGTTTAGAGAATATTctaagaaataattgaaaatttagagaatatttaatttttttttctgtattatatataaacacacaatgctttaaaaacaacaaaactttttttttttatttgattttttagacATATATAggtataatataaaattttctaaaacagtttttatattatctattatttttcaaaatattctacaaacacatctaaaaacactatttttttttaaatgattaattttgataataatttttttaaaaatttcaataaaaagatttgtcaaatgtattttttgatttaaaaaattgtttaaaaaaaaaattaaaaaacagtaaactatttttaataatagttttcaaagAAACCTTAAGTGTCCATGTTGACCCataaggttaattaattatcttaaattaccataaaaaaatattatcttaataTTCACCCTTGTCTAACTTATGTTGTATAATATATAGTATTCATTGtactatatttattttagataaggTAAGTGAATATTCCTCTAATCATGGTAACATTTGTGATGGCTTTTCCTCCCAACATTTAGAATATTAGTATTCAATTCATTTAGACTTTTCCTATTTCCTATTTCCTTGAATTATGGAAATGTGTAAAATCAGAATTTTAGTATCCATTTCATTTAGACATTTCCCATTTCCTTGAATTATGGAAATgtgaaaaatcataaattaattattttttttttcttgaattatggGTATACCTAACTGAAAATGATCAAATGGGGGCATAGAAAAACAAGATTAGATGGGGATAGTAATGTCATAATGGaccattttaattaatattttttagttgtgatttattcaatattttattccTCAGCTGCCAAGAGCACATGGGCTGCCCAATTTGGTTGTCCAAATCATTACAAGTCAAACAAGCTTagattagaaataatcaaatcccaatttttttatattaaaaatttatcttaataatattaaatttaggttaaAATATGGTCGGCATGGGTTTACCATTTTATCTAGACGTCTAAATAGACAACGTACGAGACATTTTAATCTTTCTTATCGACTAAATCCTAGATAGTATGAATTTTCTCTTCTATCTTATCACTTAAACACgagaaatttcaaattctaaagCTTTGATTCATTATTAGATGGTTAACAAGAAGGCAAGTTGCATTAATGTGCACCAAAATAATGCAAAGGAATTAGTccaaccaataattttttttctaaaagtggCCAAACACCATTCAAATTAAGGTGAGGAAAGCAATTCTAACAGTGAAATACAAAATTATGACTGTTGAAAATAGTTATTTGGCTctaagaaagagaaatgaagAGTGAATCAAACAGAAAAAGGTAATGAATGTGGAGCACTGTGGgggaaaaagaagcaaaaaaagaaaggaaaagtgcATATACATGCAGAAAACTGAAAATGATGGAACCCTCTCTATACtttgaattatgttttaggtCTTGTTTTTCTAAGAGAAGAAGTCCTTGAATTGAAAGATGATCTGATCACTTACTGTCATTTTATCACCATTTTCTGCATGTGACTATTGTCTCCAATGTCAATGGAAGGGGCcccttgttttttatttagacATTCGAACCCATTTCCCATATCCCTATAGTAATATATTCctttgtatatttttctttaaatttttatgagtaaatatgaaaattgttttaagagtATTTATCTTGAATGTTGGCAAAGCAAACTTAGGTGACATAAATCCACTTTTCAGATGAACCACCTCTACACCCTTAAGGGCTTAGAAGTAAATTTTGAAGAGGGGGGAAACAAGAATAGACAATGAGGCCATTCATGTGTGGGTGACGATGCAGGGGACATGTGGATGATCAGTAAATATCAATAAAGAGCATCACAAACTAGGGTAGATTCCATGTGCATCATGAGTCAGATACATGCCTGACCTTTATCATTGCTCTACTCAGGTGAAAAACCTACTTTCAGGTGAGCACCACCCATCTGGAACTTCCTTCAATTAATTCTCATGTTTAAACCACAATGTGAGCATGGAGTTTAGCAGATGAGTGTTTTAATGGTTGTGCTGACAAAAAATGGAGTTTCTAACCTACTCTACCAACTCACCCACCATTCCCATACACAACTTTTAATGGGGTTaaatgggggaaaaaaaaacctaaaagaaaacaaaggaagtCACAGAGGGCATGCAAGACAtggataaattatattaaaaaagagggagagagagtgGCAGGTATGGGCATGAAGAACACCAGAACAATAATGGGGGAACTGGAGATATTTTTTTGAGGATGAGAGGATTCTGAGACGAATTTTGGCAGTAGAGGATTAGCAGCAGCAGAAGATATTCTTTTGGGGTCCAAGTCAGttgggagagggagagagagagggggagggagagagagagagagctctGTGTGTGAGTTGTCAGAAAAGGAGTTCTGTGGCTGAAACAAAAAGAAGGGCAATGATGCTTTACCAAGAAAAAGAGATCACATATTAGAAGAGGACCAGCTAAAACAGCGGCACCTCCTTGTTTCTCTTGCTGGTCCTACTCTCAAAAAGCAGCTACGCTTTAAAAGATTACATAAATATATGGTTGGTTTCCCTTCATAGATTCAAAATTCACAGTGTCTCTTGCATAACCCATATCAACAATATCCATGCATGCCACAAAacattgattgattgattcatGCAATGCATAGTGCATACCCACTTGCCAAAACACAAAGAAAAAGACCATATATGCAGCTTTAACACCTGCTAGGAAAACCCAGAAAAAAGAACAACACAAGGCTCTGATGATCGATCTAGAGTACAACACAGCTGTATATTATCAAATCAGAAATCATTTTCACCAAGCTGATGAGTTTCATGATGAGATCATCCTCACTATCATATCCTTCTACTTCAataccatgaaaaatatataagctTGAGGATAAGGGTTGGGTGAATGACGTGCATGATGACAGTGTAACGTGTAATGCCCGTATGATCTCTAGTGTCATGCATTCACCATTAATACACAAATTAAATGCAGATGTGCAAGTGCATGTGGAGAGTGGAAAATTTGTGGGTAGGAGATTGAAAGAATTTGATGGTTATCCAGAAATCCTTTTCTGGGGGTTTCCTCTAATAGGGGGAGTACTTTTAATTTGTGTGTCGAAGGGGCTGAGAATTATCAACTATCCTAGTCCAACTAATCGGCTCATTGAGTGAAGTGTAGGGGATCATAAAGTACCGTATCATGATGTCATTGTGAAACCACATTCACCTAAGAACCCTTTTTTCTGTTCAAGGACCACGCTCTACTGCATTTAATTAGCCCTCATGTGCCCACCCTTTTACGTGTTCTAATTGAATCGTATACGTCTTTTTTTAACATACTTGGCAGTAAAACTCAAATAGGAGGTTTCTATTCTTCATCTCCACGCCGACAAGGTGGTAAGATTTAAGAACAGTCTTAATGAGAtgtaaatttttcaaaattttggttctACTCTTATGCTTTTCTGAATTCTGTTTGTACTAATGAATCCTACCCTTTTGTAAGTATTCATTCTGATGAAAGAGCCGAAGATTATTCAACTTTGTGGTACAGTTCTCCTAATGTCTTGTTGTGGTAACTTTGGgaatgaaaattaagatatttgttctatgatttgatttgatttgactAGAGATTTCATTTTATCATTGTGTTTCAAGCCATGCACAGAATTTACAGGCTAAAGAAcactaggagagagagagagagggggagggagggagggagggagggagaaaATTGTAAagtgaaaaggaaaatcattCTTGCCTTTCATTAACATGAGCAACTTCTCTCAAAGGGTGTAGCAAGGCACCTCTATGAGGAAAATCTTGGAACTTTATACAAATCTAACCCAGAAAAAGTTCATGGGTCTTGGGTTAGAGTCGTTAAACACAAAAACCCAGTAGAGAgggtttcaaaagaaagaaaaaattaatctaGAGGGAAGAATAACAAATGAAGAAAGATGTTAAAAAAAGAGAAGCAGTGGGAAATGCTGCTTCATCTTAGCCATCGATCTTCTCCAAACAAACCCCATCATAATAACACCCTCTCTTCTCATCTGAGCATCGATGTTAGAGAGCGGAAAACAACTTCTTCGCATGGAATTGTGAGGCCCATGTCATGATCGAAGCCGAACTCTTCTTCAGCGCGTTGAAGCAGGCATTGGAACTCTGGATGAGACAAGAATGAGATTGGGACAATGTATCTACTTCTGTTTTCTCCAACATAAACGGCAAAGTGACCCTTTGGGACGTCGAGAGGAAGGCCATCTTCATCGTAGCCATTTTTCTTTCCTAGGCTGGAGCATCTCTTGAGGATTTGCTTAAGAACTGCAGTTTGAGGCAGTTTGTTTGATTTTCTGATGGCCATTTGGGGTTGAGAGAGTTTGTGGTGTGAAGGAAGGAAGCAGATGTTGAGAGAGACTAAACAGAAAGGAGAGCACAGGCGGTAGTGGTGAGAGGATTGAAGGGTGTGAAGGGTATTTATGAAGAaagtggagagagagagagagagagagagagatagtcATGTGGAGTGTGGGGGCAAAGGACAGACCACGGGTGTTTTGGGGTATGTGTATGTGCGCAAGGACATGGTGGGAGCCAAGGCCTTTGGGTTTACTGTTCCTTGTTGGTCCTCCAAATGACAACATGGACCCCCCATCCCcccccctctctttctctctcttgctCTCTCTTTCACCTCCAAACATCTAAAAATCTACTCAATTTTCCTCTTGTTTTCTCTTAATCTTAATGTTTGGGAGCACCTAATTTCTGTGTCAGCTCTTCTAATAGAGTATTGTTTGGATATTTGTAGTTCACCACAATCCCTTCACAGTGCTACCCTAAACACCAGCTCTCACTTTGGTATCTATTTCAAGTTTCAATATCACAGTTTTCAGTATACCCATTTCCATTTTCAATGACACCCTACTCCTACTCCAATCTTCTAAGTTTTCCAATCCCATTGAAATTTCAACTTCTCATTCAAAATAATCTTCCTCTCCTTTTTCTGTGGTTCCATATTTGCCTTGTACTGCATCCAGGAAAGGGTAGGGTGTCCTTAATTTATGTGGTTTATCACATAACACAACAAAGAGAAATCTAGATTAATTTGTCAACTTGCTCTCCAGACAAACTCTCATAAGTGCCTTCAAATGTGACTGACCTTGTGGAAGAGGAGATCTGAAAAGCTTACTGTattccaacaataaaaataatggcAACTGGGCCGCTAAGGATTTAGTGTTTATTGGGGTTGCAGCTCACTGTACTCTTTGACCCTATATTTTATCTTCAACCTCTCCTAAATAACTCTCTCACAAATCACGGACTGATAATAACTGTACTAGGGAGTACCACCCAGTAGAAACTTTGGTTTTTTCTGATTGTTGGGCTTGTGATTCTGTCAACTGAGTGATGGattatagaaataattaaagaaaaaaccaacAGTTTTCACTTTTCACAGAGCATGTGCAGCTATAAAATTGCAGAAACCCATGTGTATTTCACTGCAATCTTTGCAGCTGTTGACCCCAGTACCTTTAACTTTAAATGGTCATACATCAATAGAGGGAGATGCTaacaaaaaaaagataaaaagccTAAAACCCTTAAACAACCCTTTACGTGCATCtatcttctcttctcttttaaTATTCGTCAAGTCCTAGTACTACTTTTTGTACTTATATATTCTCTTCCATCCTACTTCACTTTGGATAATCTAGATTATTCTTCTATGCCATCATTTTAGGGTCTCATCTCCTTTTTCTGAACCTCATCTCGCCATATATCCTGTATATGTTAATGGCCAAGAATGGAAGAGACCACACTTGATGGGTACCCATTTGGGGAGATCTTTTAAGACCGAAAGCATCAAGTAGAGACAATATTAATGAAGGGTCGTTATGGATTCAGCTGGACATATAGGCATTTTGTATTGATAACTCACCGATCGATGAGTAATTGGCTTTATTTCTTGGCATTGGTTGATGCCAAGAAGCTTTTGCCGTAGCACTTATATTTCAGAGTTGTCAATAACCTCTAGAAGCTGACAAGAAATAGTATTCCAATATGCAAGTTGATGGGGTTTTGTGGTAATGATTCCTAGTTTCTCCTCACTCTTATCATGAAGTTCAGAGAAAGGGGAAAGTGCAGGTTAAAAATTTCGACCAGTGTTTGAACCAGAGCAGGAGGTGGTGTCTCCACAGTAAGGGGCCTCCCATGTGGTCCTCCTGCTgaaaccaccaccaccaccaccaccaaatAGAAAAGAGCTATAATCAGACATAAATCTACTTCGAATGAGCACCACTGATATCCCTCTCTAGCCTGGCTCATTTCAGAAAAGTTATTTCTCCATGTTCCAAGGCTCAGAAAGCGATCTGCAAAAGCTAGATTTAATGCCTGATACGGCTATGTCCGGCATTTCTgtcttctctttttgttttatccAACCCCACAAAAAGACCATGACAGTACATGCATCCCTATTGGCATAAACACATAT includes the following:
- the LOC117911422 gene encoding auxin-responsive protein SAUR50-like, which gives rise to MAIRKSNKLPQTAVLKQILKRCSSLGKKNGYDEDGLPLDVPKGHFAVYVGENRSRYIVPISFLSHPEFQCLLQRAEEEFGFDHDMGLTIPCEEVVFRSLTSMLR